The Planococcus halocryophilus nucleotide sequence CGCTGAATTTTCTCGTATTACAGGTGTAGAAGTGGACGATTTGCAAAAAAACCGAACTTATTACGCAGCGCACTGGTCCAAAAAATTAGGAGCAACGATTGTTTTAAAAGGTTCTAACACTGTTATATCTTTTCCGGACGGCGAAACGTGGATGAACTCAACCGGCAATAGCGCACTTGCTAAAGGTGGTACCGGTGACACGCTGACAGGTATGATCCTCGGGATGTTGTGTTGTCATTCAAATTGGCGCCATGCCGTACTAAATGCCGTATACCTTCACGGAGCTTGTGCAGATGAATGGATTAATACTCGCTCTGCGCATACGATGCTCGCACACGAAGTAAGCGACTTGTTGCCGGTCGTATGGGGGAGATTTGACAAGTAAACAAATAAACTGCCGCTTAGTTGGTTACTACAACTAAGCGGCAGTTTTAAAAACCTTATTTCTATTACATTAAACAACTTGCTCTTCTTTAATTTTCTGAAGTAAAGCAGTGCACCCTTCCGTGACTAGCTCATAAGTTTCGCTAAAGTCACCTGTGAAATAGGGGTCGGGAACGTCCTTAGCATGATGGGTTAAATCTAAAAAGCGAAAAATCTTTGGATGAACTGGCTGACTTAACATCGAACGGATATCTGCTATATTGTTTTCGTCCATTCCGACAATATAGTCAAATCGCTCAAAATCTTCTTGCTGGAGTTGCCGCCCTTTTAAGCCTTCTGCTGAAATATCATGCTTATCCAAAATTCCCAATGTTCCCGGATGCGGATCGTCGCCGATATGCCAGTTTCCAGTTCCAGCCGATTCCACTTTTATTTTTGTAGATAAGTTGTCTTTGTTCACTAATTCTTTAAAAACAGCTTCTGCCATGGGAGACCGGCAAATATTCCCCAAGCAGACAAATAATACGCGAATCATTAGGATTCCCCCTTATCATTTCCTGTCATTATAACATCAGAATTATAGACTTAGATACTAAGAGTATGACTCTCTCTTAACTCTTCCAAACAAAATAAAACAGCTTGTCCCATTTAATGAGACAAGCTGTTTTATACCGGCAGTTAGATTTTAAAATGTCTTTTGCCGGTTGGTTTATTGCGTACTAGTTTACCTTTGTAAATGACCCACAGCACATATAGGATGCCGACGATACTTAACGGAAATAAGATGACTTGGTACGAAGTCAAACTTTGCTGCATCATTGTTTCTGTATAACGGATACAGTTTAACGTAAGAATCAATACCGGCAACCATAACCAATTATTAGAAATTGACCCTTCCTCCCTTTTTCAGAGTGACCGACTTTATCTTTGAAAGCTTCTAATCAACTCGACTTCTTATTTTAGCAAAAAAATAGGATTAATATATAGTTTTTTATTTTATTTTATTTTCAAATTAAAATTTTTTGTACATTTTCGTAGAAAAAAGAAAACTGCATTAGCCTTCTGCGAGTTATTTGATGGAATCGATGTTTTGTGAAACGTCATTTCATTTTACCCTCTACTTTTTAAGTAAAAATTCGACCATCCCATCAATTAGCCCATCCGCTAACGGCAAATCGGGGTTACTGTAAGTTGCCATGTTTTCTTCTGGAACAGCAGTGGCAGTTTTTAATACATGATTCATGTTTTCGATAATGAGCAATTCCGCTTTTTCATGCGCTGCTTTAAGTAATTCTGCATCTTCTAGCGGCACTTGAAGATCGGTTGTTCCTCCAATGACTAAAATAGGCATATCTAACTTCGCCAACTCTTTTTGTGGATCATAAGCCAACCAAGAAATTAAATACGGTTGAACAGACGGACGAAAAATACTAGCTAATTCTGGACTCACTTGCGCTACTAAATTTCCTTCTTTTAATTGGACTAAAATATCTCGCGATTCCACTAAAAGATTTCCAGGTAATTGTACAGTTAATTGTTCTAGTAGAACTTCATCAAGTGGTCTTCCCGCTCCTGCTAGGGAAACAAAAGATGTGGCTGGTTGCTCGTTTGCCGCAACCATGCCAATCAAAGAACCTTCACTATGGCCAATCACACCAACTGAAGAAAAGACTTTTTGCGACTTTGCGTAACCGATCCACGCAGCTGCATAGCGAGAGCCGCATTGTCTCCCACTCCCCGCTTGTCGTATCGAATGGTAGCGATGCCTTTTGTTGCCAAGTTCTCAGCAATCATTTGTAAGCTATTATTGTCTCCTTCAAGTAAAGGTGAGTTGCCATTTTTATCAGTCGGGCCAGAACCAGACAAGATGAGCATCACTGGAAACGGACCTTCTCCTTCAGGCTTTACAATGAGTGCCGACATCGTTCCGCCTTGCACAGAGATTTCAGCTTTCGTACCAGTCACTTCTTCTCGGACTCCAGGTCTTTTCAGTTCAAACGGATAAACTTGACCTTGCTGAGTAAACGTTCCGTCAATCATTTCTTCTTGTAGACTTCCGTCAAAGATGAGTTTCTGATTTTGAATATTCATCTCAAAATAAAGAAAAGGATCATCAAAACGGACATTTGTCAGGGGATAATTTGTAATGCCTTGTACGGGTATAGAAATTGTAGCTGTTTGTTCCATGAATGTTACCTTTACCGGCAAGGTCTGACCTGGCACGTTTATTGCACCTTGCCAATCTCCCTCTATTTTAACCATCTGGCTTTCCTCCTGCTCATTGTCTATTACTTTCTCTTTTGTGCAGCCTTGTATTAACATGATAAGCGTCACTACTAGGGTAGCGGAAGCAAAGATACTTTTCATCTCA carries:
- a CDS encoding low molecular weight protein-tyrosine-phosphatase gives rise to the protein MIRVLFVCLGNICRSPMAEAVFKELVNKDNLSTKIKVESAGTGNWHIGDDPHPGTLGILDKHDISAEGLKGRQLQQEDFERFDYIVGMDENNIADIRSMLSQPVHPKIFRFLDLTHHAKDVPDPYFTGDFSETYELVTEGCTALLQKIKEEQVV
- a CDS encoding alpha/beta hydrolase, translated to MIGHSEGSLIGMVAANEQPATSFVSLAGAGRPLDEVLLEQLTVQLPGNLLVESRDILVQLKEGNLVAQVSPELASIFRPSVQPYLISWLAYDPQKELAKLDMPILVIGGTTDLQVPLEDAELLKAAHEKAELLIIENMNHVLKTATAVPEENMATYSNPDLPLADGLIDGMVEFLLKK